The Pseudomonas graminis region GCAACGACGACATCGTTACCGCGCTGTTGATGGTCAGCGAAGTGACGCCGCAAAACGGCCCGCTGAACGTTATCCCCGGCAGCCATAAAGGACCGTTGTGGTCGCACTGGCACGATCAGCGCTTCACCGGCGCGGTGGATGACGAGGTCGTCCAGGCCCACTGCCAGTCACCCGTTGCCTGTTTCGGCCCGGCCGGTTCCGTGTGCTTCATGCACACCCGTCTGTTGCACGCTTCAAGCCCTAACGAGACCGAACTGCCGCGCACGCTGTTCATCGGCGTGTATGCCGCTGAAGACGCGCTGCCATTCGGCGACAACCCCCTGCCCAGCGAACACTCCGGCCTGATGGTGGCCGGTGAGGAAAGCGGCCTCGTGCGTTCCACGGCCAATCATATGCGTTTGCCGCAGAAGCCACGCGGCGCCTCTTTCTTTGTACAGCAAGCCGGGCAAGACCAAGCCACTGCCTGACTTCTTTTAACTTTGCGGGGATTCACCATGACAGCGTTTCACAAGGTTGTTCGTCCTATCGCCCTGAGCCTGGTCGGCGCAGCGGTTGCAGTGACTTCGTTGGCGGCTTCGGCCTTTCAACAAGACGGCAAGATCATTGCCGGTTCCGATGTCACGTTTTTCCCGTACGAATATATGGACAACAACCGTCCTGCCGGCTTCGATATCGAGTTTCTCGACGGTCTGGGCAAGGTCATGGGGCGCAAGGTCGAGACTGTCGACACGCGCTTTCCGAACCTGATCACCGGTCTGCAGGGCGGGCGTTTCGACCTCACCAACTCCTCGATGTACATCACCGCTGAACGGGTGAAAGTCATCGACATGATCCCGTATCTGAAAAGCGGTGAATCGATCCTGGCGCTCAAGGGTGCCGAGTACCAGCCCAAGCGTCCGGAAGATTTCTGCGGTCACAAGGTCGGCTCGATGGCCGCGACGGCGTGGTTGAAGCAGATGCACACACTGTCGGACGAATACTGCGTCAAGAATGGCCTGCAGCCCATCGCGATCAGTGAATACGCCACTGACCCACAAACCACTCAGGCGATGCTCGCCCACGCTGTCGACGCGCAGATCACCGATGCGGCTGTGGCCCGTGGTGTGGTTGAAAAACTGGGCACTCGCGTAGTGATTTCCTCCGACACCCTGATTTATCCGGTGCTCAACGGCTGGGGCGTGAAGAAGGGCAACGACGAGGTCAAGAACGCGCTGGTCGAGGCACTGAACAAGTATCGGGTGACCCCTGAATACGCCGCGCTGATGAAAAAGTACAACTTCCAGGCACCGACTGACGAAGACATCGCCACCCTGATGCCCAAGCCCTGATACCAGGTTATAGCGCGCGGCCACCGCTGGTTGTGGTCACGCCCTAAGGAGAAAGATTGATGGCACTAACAGTGGAAGAACAAGCGGTCGAGAAGCAAGCGCGCATCGATCTGGCGGCGACCTTTCGGATCATCGCCCATCTGGGCATGCACGAAGCGGTGGCGAACCACTTCAGCGCTGCGGTCTCGGCTGATGGCAAAAAGTTTTTGATCAATCCGAAGTGGAAACACTTCTCGCGCATTCGCGCCAGTGACCTGCTGCTGCTGGACGCCGACGACCCGGCCAATGCCGGTCACCCGGACGTGGACTCGACCGCCTGGTCGATTCACGGGCAGATTCACCAGCGCTTGCCGCAAGCCCGCGCCGTGCTGCATTTACACCCGGTCTATACCACGGCAGTCGCCTGTCTTGCCGATCCCCACGTTCCGCCGATCGATCAGAACACCGCGCGCTATTTCAATCGCGTGGCGGTCGACAGGATGTACGGTGGCATGGCCGACACAGAAGCCGAAGGCGAGCGTCTGGCTGGATTGCTAGATGGCAAGAGTCGCTTGCTGATGGGTAATCACGGGGTCATGGTCATTGCGCCGAATATCGGCGAGGCGTTCGACGACGTCTGGACCCTGGAGCGCGCGTGCCAGATTCTGGTGACGGCCTGGTCTACGGGCCAACCGTTGCGGGTGCTGGCAGACGATGTGGCGGAAAAAACGGCCAAGGGCTGGGAAGGGATCACCGATTTCTCCCGACGGCATTTCGAGGAAATGAAAGAGATGATGATCGCGGCTGATCCGTCAATGCTCGACTGAATGTGGTTTGACTGAATCGAACGCGGGCCTGGCGCCACACCCCTCGGATGTGGCGCCTTAATTTGACTGCGGTGCGCAATGCTCAGTGATTTAGCAGAATCTTGCGATCGACCTTGCGAATGTCGGTCCTGCCGCAGAACGCCATCGACAGGTCCAGTTCATTCCTGATGATCTCCAGCGCTGTACTCACCCCTCGTTCACCCTGGGCGCCCAGCCCATAGAGCATGGCGCGGCCGATGTAAGTTCCCCGGGCCCCCAGCGCGATGGCCTTGAGCACATCCTGTCCCGAGCGAATGCCGCCATCCAGATGCACCTCAGCGTCATGACCGATCGCCTCGACAATGCCCGGCAGCGCCGAAATCGACGAGCCAGCGCCGTCCAGTTGACGTCCTCCGTGGTTGGAAACGATGACCGCATCGGCGCCGTATTCCACCGCCAGACGCGCATCTTCAGGGTCCTGAATGCCCTTGACGATCAGCTTGCCGCCCCAACGCTGTTTGATCCACGCTACGTCCTGCCAGGACAACTGCGGATCGAACTGATCCCGTGTCCACTCGACCAATGAGCTGATGTTGTCCACTCCCTTGGCGTGGCCGACGATGTTGCCGAACTGCCGATTGCGGGTGCGCAGCATATCCAGACACCAGCGCGGTTTGCTCGCCATGTTGACGATATTGCGCAGGGTCGGTTTGGGGGGAATGGACAGTCCGTTTTTCTTGTCCTTGTGGCGCTGACCGAACACCTGCAGATCCATCGTCACCACCAATGCCGAGCAGTTGGCGTTGCGCGCGCGTTCGATCAAATCTTCCACGAACGTGCGATCTCGCGTGACGTACAGCTGGAACCAGAACGGGTGACGTTCGGTTGCCTGCGCCACCGCTTCAATCGAGCAGATGCTCATGGTCGACAGGGTGAAAGGAATGCCGAAGTTTTTGGCGGCACGGGCGGCCAGAATTTCCCCGTCGGCGTGCTGCATGCCGGTCAGCCCCGTAGGAGCAATCGCTACCGGCATACTCACCGGTATGTCCACCATGGTGGTGGACGTGCTGCGCCGGGTAATGTCGAACGCCACACGCTGGCGAAATTCCAGACGCTGAAAGTCCGCTTCATTGGCCCGGTAGGTGTATTCGGTCCAGGAGCCGCCGTCGACATAGTCATAAAACATGCGCGGCACTCGCTTGCGCGCAAGCCTGCGCAAATCTTCGATGCAAGTCATTTGAGCCATGGACGCCCTTGTCGCATTCGCGTGTTTGAGTGGGTGGAGCTTGAAGCTTCACACCGCGAAAGGGATCATGAAACCAGCATTTGAGCGGGGTAGTGCTTAGGTAAAAGCGATGCCCGGCTGAGCCGCCGGTGCCGCCGGTACATAGGCCTGCACCGCACAGGCTTGATCTCGCCATCGGCCTGTTCTCGATTTTTGGCGGTCTTGGCCCAGTTATGTCCCCAATGAGTCGTGGAATTCATTGGGCTTACCCAGAGGGCAGCGGACTTAAATCATCAATGACTCATTGTCATAAAATGATTTTATGGAATCTGCTGAAATTCCTTTACAGGCTATCCGGATCCCCAAAAAACATCTGAATCCGCGACCGCAACCATCTTTCCCCCGGGTCATTGTCCTGCGACCCGCGCCAGGCCATGTGCAGCTCGAACGTGCGCGATTCAATCGGCAACTCTTCCGAGCGCACACCTCCCGCAGCCGTCAGCACGGCGGCGGCGTAATCCGGCACGGTCGCGACGATGTCGGTCCCGGCAATCAGCGTGGCCAGACCGTTGAACTGCGGCACTGCCAGCACGACGTGGCGTTTGCGGCCGATCTTTTCCAAGTGTTCGTCGATGAAGCCGCCGAGGTCGCCGGCGAAGGACACTAGGGCGTGGGGGCGGGCGCAGAAATCGTCCAGGGTGATCGGCCCCGGCATAGTGTCGGCGCGCAGCAGTTTGGGTTTGCTGCGGCGCAGCACCTTGCGCTTTGCATTGGCCGGGAGGTCGTCGGTGTAGCTGACGCCGATGGAGATTTCACCGGAGGAGAGCAGCGCCGGCATCAGGATGTAGTTGGTGCGGCGCACCACCAGCACGATGCCGGGTGCCTCCGAACGCAGGCGCTTGAGCAGTGACGGCAGCAGGGCGAACTCGACTTCGTCGGACAGGCCAATGCGGAACACCGCGGTGCTGGTGGCCGGGTCGAAGTCGGCGGCGCGGCTGACGGCGGTGGAGATGGAGTCCAGGGCAGGGGACAGCAGGCCAAAAATCTCGATGGCCCGCGCGGTGGGCTCCATGCTGCGGCCGGTGCGCACGAACAGCGGATCGTCGAACAGCCCGCGCAATCGCGACAACGCCGCACTGATCGCCGGCTGACCGAGGAACAGCTTCTCCGCAGCGCGGGTGACGCTGCGTTCGTGCATCAGAGTTTCGAAAACGATGAGCAGATTGAGGTCGACGCGACGCAGGTCGTTGCGATTCATGACGGGGGTCTCGGGGGCATTGGTCGATACATTGGCGGCCCAGACGCGCGCCACGTGTTCAGCTCAGGCAGGGATATTACGGGTAAATACCGGTTGTCTGCATTGTTGAATTTTCCTGCACCGCTGTAAATGTGCTCCGAGGCGCACCCACTGGTGGTAGCTGATGAAACCTTGACCGGTAAAAACACACCAATAGCAACGTACTGGCCCTTTGTAATCCGGTGCGTCGCAGCCTGCGCGGAGCACGGGATGCATCGATCTTCAGGCTTCGGGTTGCAATGTCGCGGTGAGCACCCAACAATGTGCGCCCAGCAGGCCCGGGACGGCCGCGCAAGATTCAGCAGCAGCCTGCGCCATCAGAATCGATGGCAGGCATGTCGACTATTAATAGCCACTGATAGTGTTACCGGCGGCGCCCGGATAGAGTTCATGGCATCAAGGTTCATAAGGCGAGGTTCGAAATGTCCCGCACGATCCGTTTTCATCAGTTCGGTCCGGCCGAGGTGCTCAAAGTAGAAGAGCTGCCGGTCGCGTTGCCTGCACCCGGTGAGGTGCAAGTGCGCGTTCAGGCGATCGGCGTTACCTGGTACGACGTGCTGTGGCGACAAAATCTGGCTTCATCCCAGGCTCGCCTGCCGGCCGGCCTGGGTTCCGAAATGGCGGGCGTCATTACGGCCATCGGCGATGGCGTGACCGATCTGAAAGTGGGCGACAAGGTTGCCAGCTTCCCTTCGGCGGACGTCAACGTGTACCCGGTCTACGGCGAGCTGATTCTGCTGCCCCAGACTTCCGTGACCCGCTATCCAGACGTGCTCACGCCCAACGAGGCGGCCGTTCACTACACACCGATGCTGGTGGCGTACTTTGCGTTCGTTGAACTGGCGCGGGCAAAACCAGGGCAAACGGCACTGGTCACCGATGCAAGCCATTGCGCGGGCCCTGCGTTTCTGCAACTGGGCAAAGCGCTCGGCATCAAGGTGATCGCAGCGACCAAGACCGAAGCCTGCCGCGATTACCTGATGAAAATGGGTGCGGACAAGGTGATCGTTACTGAAGAAGAGGATTTGCTTCTGACGATCAACCGTTACACCGACAACCGCGGCGTGGACATTGTCCTCGACGGTCTGGGTGGTCCGCAGATGTCGATTCTGGGTGATGTGTTGGCACCCCGTGGCAGTCTGATTCTTTATGGCCTGCAGGGTGGTAACCAGACGCCGTTCCCGGCGTGTGCAGCGTTTCAGAAGAACATTCAGTTCTTTGTGCACTGCGTGGGTAACTTCACCGGCAAGCCGGAGCTGGGCATCAAGCAAGACGAAGAGGCGATCAAGCGTGCCTTGCGCGACATCAACCAGATGACGGCGGATGGCATGCTGTTACCGCAGATTACTAAAGTGTTTCCGTTCGATCAGCTGGTCGAAGCCCACCGTTTGATGGACGGTTGCCCGGTAGGTGGTCGTGTAGTGGTTGAGGTTGATCCATCCTGAGCGCAGACCATCGCGCTCATTGAACGCTCGACGCTTTTGACCTGGCGTCGGGATTGAGGTGCCGGAGACCGATTTGAAAGTTATCCGCCCTGTCAGTGACGGGTCACGTTGTACCACTGAAGCCTTCCTGGAAGTTCCGGAGGGCTTTTTTGTTTATGGGATGTTTAATTCAGTGATCGACACGCTAAGTGTACGATGTTGATGAATCCCCTAAGTAATTGAATCAATGCACTGTTCGCTTTTAATAAACGCTGATTTAAACATCCTTGTTTAATTCCTAACTGGATTTGTCGAAAGGAGAACCTTTACGTGTCGGCGATGGCTGGCTTGTAATTGTGCTTCAAGCGTCGATAATAGTTTCAATAATGAGAGACTCAAGGAACGAGAAGATGCTTGTTGATCTGCCGCCGTCTGCGTCGCCTAGTAATCAATCCGGCACGTCCGTTATTGTTGGGCTTGCCGCGTGTCTAGCTAATAAGCCTTTTGCTGAGAACAGTGTCGTCAGGCTGATCGGTCAGGTATTGAAGTCATGAGTTCAATGCATGAACAAGCGATGAACTTTGTCTATCAGCAAGTGCTGCAGCGGCTTTCGGGTTATTTGAATCGAAACGAACGAACAGCGTTGCAGTTGTTGATCCAGCGCTTGATCGTCGCAGCGGGCGGGATTGAAAGGATCGGCGGCTACAAAGTGCTGGTCCCGTTCAGCGGCGGTAAGGACAGCGCCTATACGGTGGCGATGTTGCGTGCCGCTCAACTGAGTATCGCTGCACGGGGGCCGGCAACGTTCAGACTACGGGTCGCGAATATGCGCCATGCGGGTATTACGTCGGCGGTGATGGGCAACATTGATCGCTGCTATTCGGCGCTGTTTCTGCACGACGACCCGAGGGTCGAACTGCTGGTGATCGATCATCAGTACGTACAGATTTTCGAGCC contains the following coding sequences:
- a CDS encoding phytanoyl-CoA dioxygenase family protein; amino-acid sequence: MIEQSQVEQFRRDGFLVVEGVLSADEVAALQHDFDQWVEDSRAHQQGWGETIDGRLRFDLEGDHRADHPSLRRVSSPTEISPVYKRVALQSRMAQISAQLIGGGGTRFHHSKINSKLPKTATQVKWHQDFLFTPHSNDDIVTALLMVSEVTPQNGPLNVIPGSHKGPLWSHWHDQRFTGAVDDEVVQAHCQSPVACFGPAGSVCFMHTRLLHASSPNETELPRTLFIGVYAAEDALPFGDNPLPSEHSGLMVAGEESGLVRSTANHMRLPQKPRGASFFVQQAGQDQATA
- a CDS encoding ABC transporter substrate-binding protein, producing the protein MTAFHKVVRPIALSLVGAAVAVTSLAASAFQQDGKIIAGSDVTFFPYEYMDNNRPAGFDIEFLDGLGKVMGRKVETVDTRFPNLITGLQGGRFDLTNSSMYITAERVKVIDMIPYLKSGESILALKGAEYQPKRPEDFCGHKVGSMAATAWLKQMHTLSDEYCVKNGLQPIAISEYATDPQTTQAMLAHAVDAQITDAAVARGVVEKLGTRVVISSDTLIYPVLNGWGVKKGNDEVKNALVEALNKYRVTPEYAALMKKYNFQAPTDEDIATLMPKP
- a CDS encoding class II aldolase and adducin N-terminal domain-containing protein, with protein sequence MALTVEEQAVEKQARIDLAATFRIIAHLGMHEAVANHFSAAVSADGKKFLINPKWKHFSRIRASDLLLLDADDPANAGHPDVDSTAWSIHGQIHQRLPQARAVLHLHPVYTTAVACLADPHVPPIDQNTARYFNRVAVDRMYGGMADTEAEGERLAGLLDGKSRLLMGNHGVMVIAPNIGEAFDDVWTLERACQILVTAWSTGQPLRVLADDVAEKTAKGWEGITDFSRRHFEEMKEMMIAADPSMLD
- a CDS encoding alpha-hydroxy acid oxidase: MAQMTCIEDLRRLARKRVPRMFYDYVDGGSWTEYTYRANEADFQRLEFRQRVAFDITRRSTSTTMVDIPVSMPVAIAPTGLTGMQHADGEILAARAAKNFGIPFTLSTMSICSIEAVAQATERHPFWFQLYVTRDRTFVEDLIERARNANCSALVVTMDLQVFGQRHKDKKNGLSIPPKPTLRNIVNMASKPRWCLDMLRTRNRQFGNIVGHAKGVDNISSLVEWTRDQFDPQLSWQDVAWIKQRWGGKLIVKGIQDPEDARLAVEYGADAVIVSNHGGRQLDGAGSSISALPGIVEAIGHDAEVHLDGGIRSGQDVLKAIALGARGTYIGRAMLYGLGAQGERGVSTALEIIRNELDLSMAFCGRTDIRKVDRKILLNH
- a CDS encoding LysR family transcriptional regulator gives rise to the protein MNRNDLRRVDLNLLIVFETLMHERSVTRAAEKLFLGQPAISAALSRLRGLFDDPLFVRTGRSMEPTARAIEIFGLLSPALDSISTAVSRAADFDPATSTAVFRIGLSDEVEFALLPSLLKRLRSEAPGIVLVVRRTNYILMPALLSSGEISIGVSYTDDLPANAKRKVLRRSKPKLLRADTMPGPITLDDFCARPHALVSFAGDLGGFIDEHLEKIGRKRHVVLAVPQFNGLATLIAGTDIVATVPDYAAAVLTAAGGVRSEELPIESRTFELHMAWRGSQDNDPGERWLRSRIQMFFGDPDSL
- a CDS encoding zinc-dependent alcohol dehydrogenase family protein; translated protein: MSRTIRFHQFGPAEVLKVEELPVALPAPGEVQVRVQAIGVTWYDVLWRQNLASSQARLPAGLGSEMAGVITAIGDGVTDLKVGDKVASFPSADVNVYPVYGELILLPQTSVTRYPDVLTPNEAAVHYTPMLVAYFAFVELARAKPGQTALVTDASHCAGPAFLQLGKALGIKVIAATKTEACRDYLMKMGADKVIVTEEEDLLLTINRYTDNRGVDIVLDGLGGPQMSILGDVLAPRGSLILYGLQGGNQTPFPACAAFQKNIQFFVHCVGNFTGKPELGIKQDEEAIKRALRDINQMTADGMLLPQITKVFPFDQLVEAHRLMDGCPVGGRVVVEVDPS